TTCGAGTCGCTGACCCGCGGCGACTACGTGGTCCACGAGGACTACGGCATCGGCAAGTTCGTCGGGGTCAAGCGCATCAAGGCCCGCTCCCCGTCGGACGGCATGGAGCACCAGGTCGACTGCATCCTGCTCGACTTCCAGGGCAGCGACAAGCTGGCCCTGCCGGTCACCGACCTCGGCAAGCTGGAGAAGTACTCCTCCGAGGAGGGGCACGTGCCCGTCCTCTCCAAGCTGGGCGGCAAGAGCTGGGACACCCTCAAGGAGAAGACCAAGAAGTCCATCGTCAAGCTGGCGAAGGACCTCATCGAGCTCTACGCCCGCCGCAGCGTGGTGCCAGGCTACCCCTTCGCCCCGGACTCGCCCCTGCAGAAGGAGTTCGAGGAGGCCTTCGAGTTCGACCTCACGCCGGACCAGGCCAAGGCCGTGGCCGACACCAAGGGCGACATGGAGCGTCCCAAGCCCATGGACCGGCTCATCTGCGGCGACGTGGGCTTCGGCAAGACCGAGGTGGCCATCCGGGCTGCCTTCAAGGCGATGCAGGAGGGCAAGCAGGTGGCGGTGCTGGTGCCGACCACCCTCCTGGCCCAGCAGCACTTCCAGACCTTCTCCGACCGCTTCGCCAGCTACCCGGTGCGGGTCGAGGTCCTGAGCCGGTTCCTGACCGCGGGCCAGGCCCGGGTCGTGGCCGACGGGGTCCGCACCGGCGAGGTGGACTGCGTGATCGGCACCCACCGCCTGCTCTCCGGCGACGTGGAGTTCAAGGACCTGGGCCTGCTGGTGGTGGACGAGGAGCAGCGCTTCGGGGTGGGCCACAAGGAGAAGATCAAGGCCCTCAAGAGCGACATCGACGTGCTCACCCTGTCGGCCACGCCCATCCCCCGGACCCTGGAGATGAGCCTCACCGGCATCCGGGACCTGACCCTGCTCCACACCCCGCCGGCCGAGCGCCAGCCCATCCTCACCTACGTGGGCGAGTACGACGAGCGGGCCGTGTCGGAGGCCATCCGCCGGGAGCTGCTGCGCGAGGGCCAGGTGTTCTTCGTGCACAACCGGGTCCGGGACATCGAGCGCACCGCGGCCCAGCTCCGGGACCTGGTGCCCGAGGCCCGGGTGGCGGTGGCCCACGGCCAGATGGACGAGGGCACCCTGGAGCAGGTGGTGTTCGACTTCTGGGAGGGCCGCTTCGACGTCCTGGTGTGCACCACCATCATCGAGTCCGGCATCGACATGCCCACGGTCAACACCCTGGTGGTGGACCGGGCCGACCGGCTGGGCCTGGGCCAGCTCCACCAGCTCCGGGGCCGGGTGGGCCGGGCCGGCCAGCGGGCGTATGCGTACCTGTTCCACCCGGTCGACATGGCCCTGTCCGAGGAGGCCTACGAGCGGCTCAAGACCATCGGCGAGGCCACCGAGCTGGGCTCGGGGTTCCGCATCGCCATGCGCGACCTGGAGATCCGGGGGGCCGGGACCCTGCTGGGCACCGGCCAGTCGGGCCACATCGCCGCCGTGGGCTACGACCTCTACTGCCAGATGGTGTCCGAGGCGGTGGCCGAGCTGAAGGGCGAGGAGGCCCGGGAACCGGCCGAGGTGAAGCTGGACCTGCCCCTCGACGCCCACCTGCCCGCCACCTACGTGCCCCGGGAGGACCTGCGCCTGGAGGCCTACCGGCGGCTGGCCACCGTCACCTCGCAGGCCGAGGTCGACGACATCCGGGCCGAGTGGGAGGACCGCTACGGCCCGGTGCCCGAGCCCGCGGCCCAGCTCCTGGAGATCGCCCGCCTGCGGGCCGAGTGCCACCGCATCGGCGCCCGGGAGGTGAACGTCACCAAGGGCCCGGCCTTCGGGGGCCCGGCCCACACCGCCCGGGTGTCGCCGCTGGTGCTCAAGCAGAGCCAGCAGCTGCGGCTCCAGCGCCTGTTCCGGGGCGCGGTCTACAAGGAGGACCAGGAGCTCCTGGTGCTGCCCGTGCCCAAGACGCCGGACCTGGCCGGCACCCTGGTCGACCTCCTGCGCCAGCTCGTCCCGGCGGCCTGAGCGCCCCTACCATCGCCGCCGTGACCGCCCTCCCCGCCCGGACCCGTCGCGCCCGTGCCCTCGGGCTGGTGCTGGTGGTGGCCGTCACGGTGGGGGCCTCGGCCTGCAACCCGGGCCGGCCGCCGGCGGCGTCGATCGACGGGACCGACATCTCGGCCGAGCACCTCGACGAGATGGTCCGGGCCGCCACCGCGCTGTCCCCCGAGGCCCGGGAGCTGAGCGCCGGCGACGGGGTCGAGGGGACCTACCGGCTGGCCTCGGCCACCGGGGTGCTCCAGGTGCTGGTGGAGCGGGTGGCCCTGTCCAACGAGGCCCGGCGGCGGGGCATCTTCCCGTCGCCCGAGGACGTCGACGCGGCCGAGGCCGACCTGGCCGAGGCCCTGGGGACCGGAGCCGAGGGCGGCGCCGACCCGGCGGCCGGGACGGAGCTCCTCGACCGCCTGAGCGACGAGACCCGGGCCTGGCTGGTCGACATCAGCGCCGACGTGGTGGCCGTGCGCCGCCAGCTCACCTCCGACCCGCAGGTGCTGCGCGACTTCTACGACGCCAACCCGGAGCGGTTCCTCACCCGCTGCTACCGGGTGGCCCAGCTCCCCGCCGGTGGCGTGGAGGAGTTCGGACGGCGGTACGAGGGCGGGGAGGACTTCGGCGCCCTGTCCGGCGAGCTGTCCACCGACCCGCAGCTGCAGTCCTCGAACGGCGACGCCGGCTGCGCCCCCGACCTCCAGGTCCAGCAGCAGCTCCCGCCCGAGATCTGGGCCGGCATCTCCACCGTGCTGCAGGGGGGCATCGCCGGCCCCTTCTCGGCCGCCTCCCAGCAGGACCCGACCTCCGAGGACGTCCTCTTCTTCGAGGTGGGCCAGCCCTCGGTGGCCCCCTTCGAGCAGGTCCAGGAGTTCCTGAACACCAACATCGACCTGGTGGGCCGCGACCTGTCGGCCCGGCTGCTCTCCGCCGAGCTGGAGGGCGCCGAGGTGCGCATCGACCCCCGCTTCGGCCGGTGGGACGCCGAGGCGCTCGAGG
This DNA window, taken from Acidimicrobiales bacterium, encodes the following:
- the mfd gene encoding transcription-repair coupling factor; translation: FESLTRGDYVVHEDYGIGKFVGVKRIKARSPSDGMEHQVDCILLDFQGSDKLALPVTDLGKLEKYSSEEGHVPVLSKLGGKSWDTLKEKTKKSIVKLAKDLIELYARRSVVPGYPFAPDSPLQKEFEEAFEFDLTPDQAKAVADTKGDMERPKPMDRLICGDVGFGKTEVAIRAAFKAMQEGKQVAVLVPTTLLAQQHFQTFSDRFASYPVRVEVLSRFLTAGQARVVADGVRTGEVDCVIGTHRLLSGDVEFKDLGLLVVDEEQRFGVGHKEKIKALKSDIDVLTLSATPIPRTLEMSLTGIRDLTLLHTPPAERQPILTYVGEYDERAVSEAIRRELLREGQVFFVHNRVRDIERTAAQLRDLVPEARVAVAHGQMDEGTLEQVVFDFWEGRFDVLVCTTIIESGIDMPTVNTLVVDRADRLGLGQLHQLRGRVGRAGQRAYAYLFHPVDMALSEEAYERLKTIGEATELGSGFRIAMRDLEIRGAGTLLGTGQSGHIAAVGYDLYCQMVSEAVAELKGEEAREPAEVKLDLPLDAHLPATYVPREDLRLEAYRRLATVTSQAEVDDIRAEWEDRYGPVPEPAAQLLEIARLRAECHRIGAREVNVTKGPAFGGPAHTARVSPLVLKQSQQLRLQRLFRGAVYKEDQELLVLPVPKTPDLAGTLVDLLRQLVPAA